The Bacillus vallismortis genome window below encodes:
- a CDS encoding solute:sodium symporter family transporter has protein sequence MLWIIVSFLVINIGIFLFSWRRTKEVNLQSSDGYFLGGRSLTALYIGSSLLLTNLSTEQMVGLNGQSYAGSMTAMSWEASAPLALIFLALVFLPRYLKTGITTIPDFLEKRFDQRTRQIVSVLLIIGYAVSFLPTVLYSGALVLNQVFRITDTFGISTFMAVLLISLIIGVTSCCYIFFGGLKAAASADAIYGIGLILGGFFIVILGVLAVGQGSFGGGVAQLTALHTDKLNSIDISNSADVPWPTILTGLLVNNLFYWAVNQAIVQRTLGAKNLAEGQKGALLAGFFKLIGVFYLVVPGVIAFHLYGGGIKNADSVYPRLIVDLLPASLTGVFAAILFGAILSSFNGSLNSTITLFTLDIYKPVFKPHANEAELVKTGRIFVAVLGLVSIVIAPFILYAPSGLYNYLQEMFGFFNVPILAAIVIGFFTKKVPALAVKIAIPAHIVLYGLSKIYLGHIHFLYILAVLFPFSVAVMLLTGKLYPRETDYKLDHNPQVDITPWKHVKLASCIILILVAATYLVFSPWGIAG, from the coding sequence TTGCTTTGGATTATTGTATCTTTTCTGGTTATCAATATCGGGATATTTCTATTTTCATGGCGGAGAACAAAGGAGGTTAACTTGCAATCGTCCGATGGATATTTTCTCGGAGGAAGAAGTCTGACTGCGTTATATATCGGAAGCTCGCTGCTGTTAACCAATTTATCAACAGAGCAGATGGTTGGGTTAAATGGACAAAGCTATGCAGGGTCTATGACAGCGATGTCATGGGAAGCGAGTGCGCCGCTTGCGTTAATTTTTCTGGCGCTTGTCTTTTTGCCTCGTTATTTAAAAACAGGAATTACTACCATACCTGATTTTCTAGAGAAGCGGTTTGATCAAAGAACAAGACAGATCGTTTCGGTGCTGCTTATCATCGGCTACGCTGTTTCATTCCTGCCGACAGTACTGTATTCAGGCGCTCTCGTGTTAAATCAAGTCTTCCGCATTACAGATACATTTGGCATCAGCACATTTATGGCTGTTTTGCTGATATCCTTAATCATTGGCGTAACGAGCTGCTGTTATATCTTTTTTGGCGGATTGAAAGCTGCTGCATCAGCAGATGCCATATACGGAATCGGATTAATTTTAGGCGGTTTTTTTATTGTGATATTAGGAGTTCTTGCAGTCGGACAAGGCAGCTTTGGGGGCGGAGTTGCACAGCTGACGGCTTTACATACAGACAAACTCAATTCAATTGATATCAGCAATTCGGCAGATGTGCCGTGGCCGACGATTTTAACAGGACTATTAGTGAATAATCTCTTTTATTGGGCTGTTAACCAAGCGATTGTTCAGCGGACATTAGGAGCGAAAAATCTAGCTGAAGGACAAAAGGGCGCTCTTTTAGCAGGTTTCTTTAAACTTATTGGTGTGTTTTATTTAGTCGTCCCCGGAGTGATTGCCTTTCATTTATATGGAGGCGGCATTAAAAATGCTGACAGTGTATATCCCCGGCTGATCGTCGATTTATTGCCGGCATCGCTTACCGGTGTATTCGCCGCTATTTTATTCGGAGCGATTTTAAGCTCGTTTAACGGCTCTCTGAACAGTACCATTACGTTGTTTACTCTGGACATATACAAACCGGTCTTTAAGCCTCATGCAAATGAAGCTGAGCTGGTCAAAACAGGGCGGATTTTTGTCGCGGTTCTCGGGCTGGTATCGATTGTCATCGCACCCTTTATTTTATATGCGCCATCAGGGCTGTACAACTATCTTCAAGAGATGTTCGGATTTTTTAATGTTCCGATATTAGCAGCGATCGTCATTGGCTTCTTTACAAAAAAAGTGCCGGCTTTAGCTGTGAAAATAGCAATACCAGCCCATATTGTTTTATATGGCTTATCAAAAATCTATTTAGGGCACATTCATTTTCTATACATCCTTGCCGTACTCTTTCCATTTTCAGTGGCTGTGATGCTTCTGACAGGAAAGCTGTATCCCAGGGAAACGGACTATAAGCTCGATCACAACCCGCAAGTGGATATAACACCTTGGAAGCACGTAAAGCTGGCGTCCTGTATCATTCTGATTTTAGTTGCGGCGACGTACCTTGTGTTTTCACCATGGGGAATTGCGGGTTAG
- a CDS encoding LysM peptidoglycan-binding and 3D domain-containing protein has product MKKTIMSFVAVAALSSTAFGAHASAKEITVQKGDTLWGISQKNGVNLKDLKEWNKLTSDKIITGEKLTISSEETTTTGQYTIKAGDTLTKIAQQFGTTVNNLKVWNNLSSDMIYAGSTLSVKGQATAANAVTENTQTSAPQTQTKQEAVQKEQPKQETVQQQPKQETKAAAETSVPTEEKAVQSNTNHQEASKELTVTATAYTANDGGISGVTATGIDLNKNPNAKVIAVDPNVIPLGSKVYVEGYGEATAGDTGGAIKGNKIDVFVPNKSDASNWGVKTVSVKILN; this is encoded by the coding sequence ATGAAGAAGACGATTATGTCCTTTGTAGCAGTTGCTGCACTTTCATCAACTGCATTCGGAGCTCACGCTTCTGCAAAAGAAATCACGGTGCAAAAGGGTGATACGCTCTGGGGAATCTCTCAGAAAAACGGAGTGAACCTAAAGGACTTAAAAGAATGGAACAAGTTAACTTCTGATAAAATCATTACAGGAGAAAAACTGACCATTTCTTCAGAAGAAACAACCACTACTGGGCAATATACAATTAAAGCGGGAGACACGCTGACAAAGATTGCTCAACAATTCGGAACGACAGTCAACAACCTGAAAGTTTGGAATAACCTAAGCTCTGACATGATCTATGCTGGATCAACACTTTCAGTAAAAGGTCAGGCAACAGCAGCAAACGCAGTTACTGAGAATACGCAAACAAGCGCACCTCAAACTCAAACAAAACAAGAAGCTGTGCAAAAAGAGCAACCTAAACAAGAAACAGTTCAACAACAACCAAAACAAGAAACAAAGGCTGCAGCAGAAACTTCTGTTCCTACAGAAGAAAAGGCTGTTCAATCAAATACAAATCATCAAGAAGCTTCAAAAGAACTAACAGTTACTGCTACTGCTTACACTGCTAACGACGGCGGCATTTCCGGCGTTACAGCAACAGGCATTGACTTAAATAAGAACCCGAACGCGAAAGTTATCGCGGTTGATCCTAATGTGATTCCTCTAGGTTCTAAAGTCTATGTTGAAGGCTACGGTGAAGCAACAGCAGGAGATACTGGCGGCGCTATTAAAGGTAACAAAATCGATGTATTTGTACCAAATAAAAGTGATGCATCCAATTGGGGCGTCAAAACTGTAAGTGTAAAAATCTTAAACTAA
- the recQ gene encoding DNA helicase RecQ yields MLHRAQSLLAHYFGYEKLRSGQEEAIRSVTEARQNTACIMPTGGGKSICYQIPALMFEGTTIVISPLISLMKDQVDALEEAGINAAYINSTQSNQEIYERLNGLKEGAYKLFYITPERLTSTEFIRILQGIDVPLVAIDEAHCISQWGHDFRPSYRNIEILFRELHDKPVIIALTATATPEVHEDICKQLHIQKDHTVYTGFSRDNLTFKVAKGENKDRFIDEYVQNNKHEAGIVYTATRKEADRIYEKLKRNQISAGRYHGGLADDVRKEQQERFLNDELQVMVATSAFGMGIDKSNIRFVLHAQIPKDMESYYQEAGRAGRDGLESECVLLFSPQDIMVQRFLIEQSEHEEKQKQDLKKLRQMVDYCHTEDCLQRFILMYFGEKEPDACGQCGNCTDTRTAHDVTREAQMVLSCIIRMKERFGKTMVAQVLAGSRNKKVLENGFTDLSTYGILKHQSVGEISDFIEFLISDDFIRMSDGTFPTLLVSSKGRNVLRGELSVTRKEALKAAAITENDELFERLRMVRKDIAAEQGVPPFVVFSDQTLKEMSGKQPVNDEELLSIKGVGEQKRAKYGRLFLQEIQAYARVTD; encoded by the coding sequence ATGTTACATAGAGCCCAATCCCTTCTGGCCCATTATTTTGGCTATGAAAAGCTTCGCAGCGGCCAAGAGGAAGCGATCCGCTCGGTGACGGAAGCGAGGCAAAACACGGCCTGCATTATGCCGACGGGAGGAGGCAAATCGATTTGCTATCAAATTCCGGCCCTGATGTTTGAAGGGACAACGATCGTCATTTCGCCGTTGATTTCCTTGATGAAGGATCAAGTCGATGCGTTAGAAGAAGCGGGAATTAATGCTGCCTACATTAACAGCACACAATCTAATCAGGAAATATATGAGAGGCTGAACGGGCTCAAAGAAGGGGCTTATAAGCTTTTTTACATTACACCGGAGCGATTAACATCTACAGAGTTTATTCGGATTTTGCAGGGCATTGATGTTCCTTTAGTCGCAATAGATGAGGCTCACTGTATTTCTCAATGGGGACACGATTTCAGGCCAAGCTACAGAAATATTGAAATATTATTCCGAGAATTACATGACAAACCTGTCATCATAGCATTAACAGCAACGGCCACACCCGAAGTTCATGAGGATATCTGCAAACAGCTGCATATTCAAAAAGATCATACGGTATATACCGGATTTTCTCGAGACAATTTAACGTTTAAAGTAGCAAAAGGAGAAAATAAAGATCGTTTTATTGATGAATATGTGCAAAACAACAAACATGAAGCAGGCATTGTCTATACAGCGACCAGAAAAGAAGCTGATCGGATTTATGAGAAACTGAAACGAAATCAGATCAGTGCAGGGCGGTATCACGGGGGCTTGGCTGACGATGTGAGAAAAGAGCAGCAGGAAAGATTTCTTAATGATGAGCTGCAGGTTATGGTGGCAACCTCTGCTTTTGGAATGGGCATTGATAAATCCAATATTAGATTTGTGCTGCATGCCCAAATTCCGAAAGATATGGAAAGCTATTATCAAGAGGCTGGACGAGCTGGGCGGGACGGTCTTGAAAGTGAATGTGTTCTCCTGTTTTCACCGCAGGATATTATGGTACAGCGTTTTTTAATAGAACAATCAGAGCATGAAGAGAAACAAAAGCAGGATTTGAAAAAGCTGAGACAAATGGTCGACTATTGTCACACGGAAGATTGTCTGCAGCGTTTTATCCTTATGTATTTTGGAGAAAAGGAGCCTGATGCGTGTGGACAGTGCGGAAACTGTACTGATACTAGAACGGCCCATGACGTGACACGAGAGGCGCAAATGGTCTTATCGTGTATCATTCGCATGAAAGAACGGTTTGGCAAGACGATGGTTGCACAGGTGCTGGCCGGATCTAGAAATAAAAAAGTTCTTGAAAACGGCTTTACCGATCTCTCAACATACGGGATATTAAAACACCAATCAGTAGGGGAAATCAGTGACTTTATCGAATTTCTTATTTCTGACGATTTCATTAGGATGTCAGACGGAACGTTTCCGACTCTTTTAGTCAGCAGTAAAGGAAGGAATGTACTGAGAGGGGAATTATCAGTCACAAGAAAAGAAGCATTAAAAGCGGCAGCGATTACTGAAAATGATGAGCTGTTTGAGCGTCTGCGCATGGTTCGCAAAGATATTGCGGCAGAGCAGGGTGTTCCGCCTTTTGTTGTTTTCTCTGACCAAACGTTAAAAGAAATGTCGGGCAAACAGCCCGTAAATGACGAGGAACTTTTGTCTATAAAAGGAGTCGGAGAACAAAAAAGAGCAAAATACGGCCGGCTTTTTTTACAAGAAATACAAGCTTATGCAAGGGTGACAGACTAA
- the azoJ gene encoding FMN-dependent NADH-azoreductase AzoJ yields the protein MSTVLFVKTSDRTAEEGVSTKLYEAFLAAYKENNPADEVVELDLHKENLPYLGRDMINGTFKAGQGMEMTEEEKKQAAIADKYLNQFVKADKVVFAFPLWNFTVPAVLHTYVDYLSRAGVTFKYTQEGPVGLMGGKKVALLNARGGVYSEGPMAALEMSLNFMKTVLGFWGVQDLHTVVIEGHNAAPDQAQEIVEKGLQEAKDLAAKF from the coding sequence ATGTCTACAGTATTATTTGTAAAAACAAGCGACCGTACAGCTGAAGAAGGCGTTTCAACTAAACTTTACGAAGCTTTCTTAGCTGCTTATAAAGAAAACAACCCTGCGGATGAAGTGGTTGAATTAGATCTTCATAAAGAAAACCTTCCTTACCTTGGAAGAGATATGATTAACGGAACATTTAAAGCAGGTCAAGGAATGGAAATGACAGAAGAAGAGAAAAAACAAGCAGCAATTGCTGACAAATATCTGAATCAGTTTGTAAAAGCTGACAAAGTTGTTTTCGCATTCCCACTTTGGAACTTCACAGTGCCGGCAGTGCTTCATACTTATGTTGATTACCTGTCTCGTGCAGGCGTTACATTCAAATACACACAAGAAGGGCCAGTTGGTTTAATGGGCGGCAAAAAAGTTGCGCTTCTTAACGCGCGCGGCGGTGTTTATTCTGAAGGACCAATGGCTGCACTTGAAATGTCATTAAACTTCATGAAAACAGTTCTTGGTTTCTGGGGTGTTCAAGACTTGCACACAGTTGTCATCGAAGGACATAACGCAGCGCCTGATCAAGCACAAGAAATCGTTGAAAAAGGTTTACAAGAAGCAAAAGATCTTGCTGCAAAATTCTAA
- a CDS encoding TraR/DksA family transcriptional regulator: MALTKEQTQHLYHKLLDMQKEMSGEKKETKSMTEEVGELSNGIDNHMGDHGTLVTDRMTDQTVREIDRELLEEVNHALQKMKDGTYGVCEKTGQDIPYERLEAVPYARMTVEAQADAEDDLETDAPSFEREFHEQIKDLSNEETVDQKSSQTYEILDREQDSK; the protein is encoded by the coding sequence ATGGCACTGACAAAAGAACAAACACAGCATCTCTACCATAAATTGCTCGATATGCAAAAAGAAATGTCTGGCGAAAAAAAGGAAACAAAATCAATGACGGAAGAAGTGGGGGAGCTTTCCAATGGAATTGACAACCATATGGGAGATCACGGCACGCTCGTCACAGATCGGATGACAGACCAAACGGTGAGAGAAATTGACCGGGAGCTGTTGGAAGAGGTCAACCATGCGTTACAAAAAATGAAAGACGGAACGTACGGAGTATGTGAAAAAACTGGCCAAGACATTCCTTATGAAAGGCTTGAAGCTGTTCCCTATGCAAGAATGACAGTTGAAGCTCAAGCTGATGCGGAGGATGATTTGGAGACAGATGCTCCGTCATTTGAAAGAGAGTTTCACGAACAGATAAAAGATCTATCCAATGAAGAAACAGTTGATCAAAAAAGCTCTCAGACGTATGAAATTTTGGATCGGGAACAAGATTCGAAGTGA
- a CDS encoding PH domain-containing protein: MGIFSVSRSTDAKKLEALLVEGERIESIYKLRVDQICFTNKRIIFFDNKMFSKKKVRVFLPYKTIESFAIQEAGMFDPDTGLLLMTRSKTFELEFAKDTDLSEVQAVLTKHLCS, translated from the coding sequence TTGGGTATTTTTTCTGTTAGCAGATCAACAGACGCAAAGAAGCTTGAAGCTTTGCTTGTTGAAGGGGAAAGAATAGAATCGATTTATAAGCTCCGAGTTGATCAAATTTGCTTTACAAATAAACGGATCATTTTCTTTGACAATAAGATGTTTTCTAAAAAGAAGGTTCGTGTATTTCTCCCATATAAAACAATTGAAAGCTTTGCGATCCAAGAAGCGGGCATGTTTGATCCCGACACTGGATTATTGTTGATGACAAGAAGCAAAACCTTTGAATTAGAATTTGCAAAAGACACCGATTTAAGCGAAGTTCAAGCGGTGCTGACAAAGCACTTGTGCAGCTGA
- a CDS encoding DUF6501 family protein, whose product MIHNNWLEKETIKKVKCVQTNAKKYIVNRVLTPGKEYEVKNETEEFLFVIDNTNKVGGYYKEYFEEV is encoded by the coding sequence ATGATTCATAACAATTGGCTTGAAAAAGAAACAATCAAAAAGGTGAAATGTGTGCAGACAAACGCAAAAAAATATATCGTGAACCGCGTTTTAACTCCGGGAAAAGAATATGAAGTGAAAAATGAAACAGAGGAGTTTCTGTTTGTGATCGACAATACGAATAAAGTCGGCGGCTATTATAAAGAATACTTCGAAGAGGTTTAA